The Juglans microcarpa x Juglans regia isolate MS1-56 chromosome 8S, Jm3101_v1.0, whole genome shotgun sequence genome has a window encoding:
- the LOC121244288 gene encoding uncharacterized protein LOC121244288: MDESGEHRKLQLQELEKIHNDAYKSAMIYNVKTKAFHDKMISRKEFKIGQKVFLYHSRLCLFPVEIQSLAPFKVFKVNGHRLKTFYEGFQVENVAKLDLEDPIYTD, from the exons ATGGATGAAAGTGGAGAACACAGGAAGTTGCAACTACAAGAGTTAGAGAAAATTCACAATGATGCCTACAAGAGTGCAATGATTTACAACGTAAAGACGAAGGCTTTTCACGACAAGATGATCTCTAGGAAGGAGTTTAAAATTGGTCAAAAAGTCTTTCTATACCATTCACGGCTTTGTTTGTTTCCGG TTGAAATTCAAAGTTTAGCACCTTTCAAAGTGTTCAAGGTGAATGGCCATAGACTTAAGACTTTCTATGAAGGTTTTCAAGTAGAGAATGTGGCAAAATTGGACCTTGAGGATCCGATTTATACTGATTGA